In the genome of Variovorax sp. PAMC26660, the window GCATGTCGGTCCAGTGGCCTTCGACGTAGGCGAGGACGGTTTTCTTGTCGCCCTTGACCCCCTCGACGGCCGCCCATCCGGCGGGAACGGCCTTCCAGTGGGGCCAGATCGAGTGCTGGTCTTCGCGATTGACCAGAACGATGAAGGTCTCGTCTTCGCGGTCAAAGCAACTGGTCGACATCGGTGCATCCTTGTGTGATTGAACAGAAGGAGCGCCCGGTGGCCGGTCGTGGACCGCATCGAATCGCGGCGCCCCTGCCAACAGGACGCTTCGCGGGCCAATCTGTTCATTTCACGATGCGCCCGCGGGCACGATCGCATTCGCCGGGCTTTGACGGCGAGGCAGGAGCAGGAACGCGCGGCGCGGCGCGCGTTCGCATGGCGTCTGGCGTTAGTTGTTGGCCTGAGGCGCGGCGTCGGGCGATTCGTCGCCATCACCGAAGTCATTGGCCGGCGGCACGAAGCCCGCGAGCAGCCAGAGCTGCGCGGCCTTGTCGTAGGCGCGGCGATGCGAAGGCTCGGCGAGGAGCCAGGCCGTCATTTCGGTGCGTGCCGCATCGTCGAAGCGCTCGCGATCGTGTTCGCGCTGCACCCAATCCCATGCGGTGTTCCAGATGGGATCGTCTTTTTCCTGAGTCATTCTTGAAGCCGCTCGCGTTGTCCGTGCAGGCCGGGTCTGGAACGCTCCCTGCCAATGCACGCGTTCGCGCATTCTCGCGGGAAACGGGCCTGTCCCCTTCCGCGCCCGATGGCTGGCCTCTAACGCCCGTCGCTTTCGAGCAGCAGATGGCCGCAGGACTTGATGGCCGTCGCGGCCTCGGCGATCAGGCCGTTCACGAGGCCCAGCGCGCAACCCAGACGCGCGGCGATTTCGCGCTGTGTCAGGCCTTCGAGGCGGTAGAGCTCGAACACCAGCCGCGTTCTCGGGGCGAGCCCGCAGAGGACCTTGTCGATTGCGGTAATGACCTGGCGCTCGCACATCATGCGGTCAGGCGTGGCGGCGCCCGGCACGTCGAGCAGTTCCACGTCCACGTCGAAGGTGCGATAGCTGGCTTCGACGCGGTGACGGCGACAGTAGTCCAGCGCCATGTTGCGCACCACCTGGCAGCAATAGCCGATGGGACGGTCGGCATGCCGGACGCAGGGGCCATCGACGATCTTCAGGTAGGCGTCTTGCACGACATCGTCGGCCAGGTCCGCCGTGTTGACGATCTTCCGGGCCACGCGCCAGAGCTGGGGCCGGTTGGCGATGAATACCTCCCCGAGCGAAGGCTCGGACGAATGCACTGGCATGTTCAACACCTCTTCCTCCTGTGAGCGAGCCGAAACGGGCCGCAAGTCCGACGTACTACTTTCGATGCACAAATCTAAATAAGAATCATTTCTATATATATGCGGATTTCGAGTCATCTTGATGACCCTTTGGGATCAACTTTTAAACAAGTGTTGTGAGGCCCCCGGGAGCATTCGGCAACGCGAATCACGTGGCCCGGAGATCCGCTGGAAACGCGGAGCCCGGCATCGCATATGCGGGGGATCGCGATGATAGTCCACTTCGCACCGTGTCATCATCCACAAAATTTGCGATCGCGGCCAATGCGCTGCAGCCCCTTCATGCCAAGCGCCGCCTCTCTGCTTCCCTTGCCCGCGGGCGACATTCACCTCTGGTTCTGCTTTCACGGCAAGTCCGGCAGCCCTGCGTTGAACGAGGCCTGTCGCGCGTTGTTGACGCCCGACGAGCTGTCGAAGCAAGACCGTTTCCACTTCGCGAGCGACCGTTATCGCTACCTGCTGACGCGAGCATTGGTGCGCTCGGTGCTGTCGCGCTATGCGCCGGTGCACGCACAAGCCTGGCGTTTCGCCCTCGGCCCTTTCGGACGTCCTCGCGTCGAGACGCCCATCGTCGAAGAAGGCCACGGCCTGGACTTCAACCTGAGCCACGCCGACGGCCTCATCGTGCTGGCGCTCGCGCGACATATCGACCTGGGCGTCGATGCCGAAAACGTCGGACGCAAGGCGGCGCTCGATGTTGCCGATCACTTCTTCTCGCCCGTCGAAGCAAAAGCATTGGGCGCACTGCCACCCGCTCTCCAGTCCGAACGCTTCTTCGAGCTGTGGACATTGAAAGAGAGCTACATCAAGGCACGCGGCATGGGCTTGCAGATCCCGCTCGACAGCTTCAGCTTCGCGCTGGACGAGAACGACTGCACCATCGAATTCGCGCTCGCAGATTCGAGCGATGACGCGGCGCAACGCTGGCATTTCTGGCAATTCCAGCCGACCCCCGAGCACTTGGTGGCCCTGTGCGCTGCGCCGGAAAAATCGACCACCACACGCATCGTGTGCCGTGAGGTCGCACCGCTGCAATGGGAGAGGCCATTGGAGGTTCGCGCGACCCGCGAAAGCGCGCCCATCTAAAATCCTGCCCCTCTCCCCGATCCCCTCCCCATGAACATCGTCGTCAACGAAGAACTCAAAGCCTATATCGATCCACTGACTCCGGAGGAACACGAAGCACTCGAACGGAGCATCCTCACAGAAGGCTGCCGCGACGCACTGGTGCTGTGGGGCGACGTGCTGGTAGACGGCCACAACCGCTACGGCATCTGCCAGAAACACGACCTGCCCTTTCAGACGGTACAGAACACGCGCTTCAAGAGCATCGATGACGTGCACCTCTGGATGATCGACCAGCACCTGGGCCGGCGCAGCATCTCGGACTTCCTGCGCGGCGTTCTGGCGCTGAGAAAAAAGGACATCGTCGACGAGCAGCGCGCCCGCGCATCATCGGCCGAGCAACCCTCCTCTTCCGATGCGCCGTTCGATGTCGACACGCCAACAGGCGAAGCATCCGCCGACGCCCCGGCGATGCCCCCTCAGGCGCCCATGAACAGCCGTGAAGCCATCGCCAAGGCCGCGCGGCTGAGCAGCAGCCAAGTCGGCATGATCGAAAAGATTCAGAAGCAGGCGGCGCCTGAACTGGTGGCGGCCGTGAAGTCGGGCGTCATCTCCATCAACACCGCTGCAGCCGTCGCAACCCTGCCGGCCGAAGAACAAGTCTTCGCCGCGAACGCAGGCAAGGACGAACTCAAGCAGGCCGCCAAGCGCGTGCGTGAATCGAAGAAGAAGCCGCGCGAAGAGTCGCCCGAAGCGGAAGCGGACGAATCGCAGGCCAAGCCCGACGCCACCCAGTTGCTGGAGCAGCGCGTGGCCGAACTCACGGCCGAAAACGAAGACCTGCGCAGGCAAGTGGCCGAGCTGCGGGCACAACTCGGCCAGTAAAGGCCTCACTCTGCCTGCGCCGGCAGGCTGCTTAGAGCTGGATCTCGCTGATCTTCGCGCCCGACAGCGAGACGCCGGCTTCCAGACCCACGTTGGTCATCACGAAGCCCACCACCGGTTGGCGGATCGTGTTGGTGTCGACATTGCCATTGGCACCGATGGTCGCGACAGCCACTGTCGCATCCGCGCCGGCCGTCCAGCCCTTGCTGTTGCGGAACTTGTCCAGCGCCGCCTGCGTGGTGAACAGGTAGATCACCGCCTTCGATTGCGCGCCGGCCTGGAAGCCGATCGAGCCTGCGGTGGTGCTGTAGTACGACTGCGTGCGGCCGTTCACGCGCAACGCGCCGCGACCATATTCGGCGCCCACACCCATGCTAGCCCCGACGACGGCGGGAAACACCAGCACGCCGCTCGACTTGGCGACCAGCTCGCGCGATCCGCGCACCGAGTCATACAGCTTGGACAAAGACGCGTCGACCTGCGCGTCGATGGATGTGCGCGAAGACGTGCTGCTCGCCTGATCCTGCGGCCGCGTGGTGGTGCAGCCGACAAAAGCAATGCTGCCGATCACAACGGCGGACGAGAGCGCAAGCGTGCGGAGGTTCATGGTGTTCATGACGAAATCCTTTGCAAAGAACATGGATCGACGAAGAAATCACTGCCATCTGCGGCAGCTGCGACCCATGCTAATTCCGGGAAACCGTGGCAAATCCGACTTGGGGAGTCGGCCTACGTGAAGTCACGCCGTCGGCGAACGCGCACCCGATGCGCATTGGAAATCGAGCAAAACCTTCCATCCGTAATCTAGTGTTTTTATTTGCAACAAGTGTTATATTTTCGACGTCACACATATTGATAAAACTTTAGCTCTCATTTCGACCCACGCCATGCGCGTTTCATCTTCGAAATTCCCCATAGAGAGCCTTAAGTTGCAATCAAACCGGCCTACTCGCCCCAAATTGGTGCTTTTGGTTCCAGGCGAATCTTTCGCCCGCCTGCACCGCTCTGCCCCCATTCGCTGCACGCGCCGGTCATGACCACAGCAGCCAATCCCGCGACCAAAGGCCAACGCGCCTTGCTGAGCTTCAGCGTCGAGGGGTTGCCGCCCCGGGAAGAACTGCTGTTCAGGTCCCTGGTGCGATTGCTCGACCACCGGACCCATCAACACTGGGCGTGGAAGGCCGAATCGGCCGATCTGCGGGTCGTCGGCGAGCCACTGGCGACAGAAGAAATCCCGGCCAAGGCGGTGCCGGTATTGGCCGTCGGCCATGTCGATCCGCAGCGCGGCGGCCATTTCCTTGCGTTGCCGCTCCATGCCGACGTGCTGGAGCACACGCTCAACAGCCTGGGCGCCATGGTCGTCCATGCCCGCGGACTGGGCCTGGCATCGTCGGCCGGGCACATCGCGCAAGACGACGAGTTTCGGCTGCTGCGCTGGCCGCCCGCTGCCATGCTCGAGGCGCCCCTTCGCATCCGGCTTGCCACGTTGATGACCGGCCGGCCGACCAGCCTTCTTCTGCTGCAGCAGCGTTCAGGATTCGCGCAGCAGGACTGCCTGGACTTCCTGCTCGACCTGCTGCGTGCCGACCTGCTCGAAAGCACCCGCCAGGGCCCGGCCTCCGCCCCGGCACCTGAAGCGCTACCCGTCGAAAGCCGCCCCGCAGCCTTGCCACGCGACCCGGTGCAACCCGGCCTGCTGGCCCGTATCCGCAGCCGCCTCGGCCTTTTGCCGACAGGGCACAAATGACAGTCGAACACAAGATCCTCTTCACCGGCACCATGGGCGCCGGCAAGACCACCGCCATCGCGGCCGTGAGCGAGATACCACCGGTCAGCACCGACGTGCGCAACAACGACGCTTCCGTCGCCAAGGCCACCACCACCGTCGGACTCGACTACGGCGAACTCACGCTCGACAACGGCGAGAAGCTGCGCCTGTACGGCACGCCCGGCCAGATGCGCTTCGACTTCATGTGGCGCATCCTGGGTCGCGGCGCGCTCGGCGTGGTGATCCTGATCGACAACAGCCGGCCGGACCCGCTGGCCGATCTCGACATCTACCTCGACGGCTTTGCCGACCTGATTGCACAGACCTCCTGCGTGGTGGCGGTGGGCCGCATGGAAGCGCATCCGAAACCGGGCATCGATGCCTACGCCCGGCACCTGGAGATCAAGGGCGTGCTGTGCCCGGTGCTGCCGGCCAACGTCACCGACCCGCCACAAGTCGTCCAGTTGCTGGAGCTGCTGCTGCTCCAACTCGAAACCTGAACTCTCCCCTCATTCCAAAGCAGCCATGAACATAACTCCAAAAATCAAGCTCGCCGCCGAATCCGCCATCGACACGCTGATGCGTGAGATCAAGGGCGTGAAGGCCGTGGTCATTTCAACGGAAGACGGCCTCGAACTGGCCGCTCGCGTGGAGAACACCGCGCAGGTGGCGCGCCTGTCCGCCATCGCCAGTTCGCTGGCGGCACTGGGTGCCGTCGCGGGCGAAGAGAGCCATCTGGGTGACTGCGACAACGTGACCATCGAGGCCACCCACGGCCACATCCTGATGCTGCAGGCCCGCCATCCCGAGGTCACGCTGATCGTGAGCGTGGTCGCGGGCCGCGACGCGATCATCGGCCAGGTCCTTTACTTCGCGAAGCAGGCGACGCTGTCGCTGCAGAACGCCTGAGCGCGCCGCGCACTCGACACACCGTTTCGACTCCGGCTGCCGCCCATCTCTTCGCCCGGGTGGTTGCCGACTTTCAGGGGCGAGGGACTAGGAAACATCTCGATGGCAAATATCAAGCAATCCATGGACGACCTGATGACTTGCGACGGCGCCCTGTGCGCGGCGCTGGTCGATTCGAGCAGCGGCATGATCCTGGGCCAGATCGGCTCGGGCGTGGATCTCGAAGTGGCGGCAGCCGGCAACACCGAAGTGGTTCGCGCCAAGCTCAAGACCATGCGCGACCTCGGCTTGAACGATGTCATCGAAGACATCCTCATCACGCTCGGCAAGCAGTACCACATCATTCGTCCGATGCAGAAGAAGGAAGGCCTGTTCGTGTACCTCGTGCTTGAAAAGAGCAAGTCGAACCTTGCCCTGGCCCGCCGCAAGACACTGGACGTGGAGCAGGGCCTGACGCTCTGAGAGATCGACAGCCGCAGCCGACCGGACCGTTCCGGGACGGCTGCGCAAGCGAAGGCCGATGGCAGGAACCCGGCAAGGTGCCCGCTTGCAGAAGTTCTTCAGTCCACGGCCATCTTGGACGGCGTCATGACCGCCCGCCACTCACCGGTTGGCTCTTGCGCGCAATCACCTGCATTTCCACCCACGCTTCGGGCACGGCGATGCCGGCCAGCATGGCCGTGCCGGTCGGCTTGCAGGGCAGCACCTCGGACAGCGTCGTCACCACCGCGCCCAGATGCTCGGTCCCCGCGACGATCAGCGTGTAGTTGACGATCTGCTCCAGCTGTCCGCCGCAGGCCTGCAGGTACTTGGCGATGTTGCGCACCATCAGGCGGGTCTGGTCTTCGGCGCTGACCGCGAGCTTCTGCGTGTCGTAGTCCATGCCGATGGTGCCCGAGACGAAGATCCATTCGTCGTCGAACATCGCGCGGCTGTAGGGCGCATTGACAAAGGGCAACGGAAAATCGGCGATCTGCATGGGAGTGGTCTCTCTTTCTTTCTCTGTGAATGGAAATTCCGGCTCAGGACCGGGTCATCTCGCGCGCGATGGCGCGGGCGTGGATGTCGGTGGAATCGAAGATGGGTGCGGAGCACGCAATCCAGGGCCACATGGCGCTCAGTTCGGTACAGCCCAGCACGATGCCTTCGGCGCCCCGTGCCACGAGCGCGTTGCACAGCGCCGAGACCACGGCGGCATCGGCGCGGTCGACTTCGCCCCGTGCCAGCGACCCGAAGATCGCCGCATCGAGCGCGCGCCGCTGTGCCGCATCGGGCAGCACCAGCTCGAAGCCCGCGCCCTCCCTCAGCATCTGGCCGAAGAACGGCGCGTCGAGCGCAAAGCTCGTCGCCAGCAGGCCGAGGCGGCGCATCGACGGATGCAGGGCGGCCACGGCATCGCCGGTTTCGCGCGCCACGTGCACCAGCGGCACACCCGCTGCGGCCCGCACCGCATCGGCGGCGAAGTGGCCGGTGTTCGCAAGAATCGCGATGAGCTCCGCGCCCGCGGCGCGCGCCTGCCGTGCGGCGGTTTCCATCTGCGCGCGTGCATCGTCGGGGCGCCCCGCTGCCATGGCGGCATGGATGCCAGCGAAGTCCAGGCTCACGATCACGCAGCGGGCCGAATGCAGGCCGCCAAGTTCGCGCTGGATGTGTTCGTTCAACAAACGGTAGTAGCTGAGCGTGGATGGCCACGCGACGCCTCCGATCAGGCCCGCGACTTTCATGCGGCGTCTCCTTCAGTCGAGCTTGAAACCGAGCCTGCGGATCACCGGGCCGTAGCGGGTCAGGTCGCTGTCGATGCGAGCCTTGAGTGCGACTGCGCTGGTCTGCCCGGCCGGCTCGAAACCGAAGACCAGAAGTTTTTCGACCACATCGGGCTCGCGAATGGCCCGGTCGACGCCTTCGCCCACGCGCTTGGCTATCTCCGGCGGCAGACCCGCCGGCCCGACGACGCCGAACCACACCGAGAAATCGACGCCCTTGTAGCCCAGTTCGTCGAGCGTGGGCACATCGGGCAGGCCCGAGAAGCGACGGGCCGAAGTCACGGCAAGAATCTTCGCGCGCCCTGCCTTCACGAACTGCACATAGGGCGCCATGCCGTCGAAGGCGGCGTCGATGTCGCCCGCGATGGTGGCCTGCGCCACCTCGGCGCTGCCCTTGTAGGGCACGCGCGTGGTCTCGATGCCGGCACTGCGGTTGAACTCCTCCAGCGCCATCTGCGACAGGATCGCAGCCGCGCCGATGTTGATCTTCCCGGGGTCGGCCTTGGCGCGCTTCACCAGTTCATGCACATCGCCCACGCTGCCCGGATGGGCGCGCGCAATGACGGCCGTGGGTGAAGTGATCGCCAGTGCCACCGGCGTGAAGTCTTTCCTCGGGTCGTACGGCAGCCGGTTGTAGAGCGAGGGGTTGAGCACGAAGGTCTGGTCGATGGACCACAGCAGCGTGTAGCCGTCGGGCTGTGCCTTCATGACTTCTTGCGCGCCGATCAGCGTGTTGCCGCCCGGCTTGTTGTCGACCACCACCTGCTGGCCCAGTTGCGTCTGCAGCTTGGCGGCAATCAGCCGCGCCGCCACGTCGGCACCGCCGCCCGCCACGAAGGGCACCACCAGGCGGATCGGCCGCGTGGGCCATGCCGAAGAGGTGCCCTGCGCACCGGAAAGCACCGGAACGAGCCCTGCGAACAAGGCCACCAGCAGCCCCAGAAACCGACAGACACGTCGAGCATTCATCCATAAACTCCGTTCAAACCAAAGTGTTGCAACGCTAACGCCGCAGGGCAGGGTTTTCTATGCCGATCCAACCGCTGACTGTGCCGATCCAGCCCTCCCCGTTCGTCGCCGCGCTGCGCGAAGACGACTTCAATGCCGCACTGATCCGACTGCCCGCCGATCGCCCGCTTGCGCTGCCGGCCCTGCACGACGGCGCCAGCCGCGAGGTGCGCTGGCCTCGCGACGGCGGCCGCATCCTGCGGCTGCGCACTGCGCCGTGGGAAGGCGCCAGCGCGCTGTACTTCGACTTTCGCCTCAACGACGACCTGCATGTGCAGCTCCCGCCGGGCGACGAACTGCTGCTGACCTTCTTTCTCTCGGGCCATGTCACGGGCGAGATCGGCAGCGCGCAGGGCCGGCCGCTGGACTTTCGCGTCGACCGTGCCTTGCTGCGCACGCCGAACCGCGACGGCGGCTACCTCATTCATATTCCCGGCGCCTGCCGCAACAATTTCGTGCAGTTCCGCCTGCGGCGTGAACTGCTGCCGCGCTGGTTGCATGCACTGGGCGTGCGGCTGCCCGCACGGCAGATGAGCGAACTGGTCGACCGCGACGACGGCCGCGTGCTGTGCAACGCGGCGCTCACACCGCGCGTGCGCGACTGCCTGGCGCGCATCAGCGACGAACCCACCAACCGCCCTGCTTTCGTGCCGCTGTTCCATGCGCGCGCCACCGAACTGCTGACCTGCGTATTGCTCGACCTCAACCAGTTGCTGCGTCCCGCGCGCTCGAGCAACGGCGATGGCAGCGCCGCGGCCGCCAGCACGGTGCGCAGGCTGCGCGCGCTGCTCGGCGATGCTCCTGCGCGCACATGGACCGTCGATGAACTTGCACATCGGCTCGGCCTGCGCGCCGTCAGGCTGCAGGCGCATGTGCGAGAGGCCGAAGGCACGACCGTCTACGGCCTTCTGATGGCCGAGCGGATGGCGCTGGCAGCGCGCCTGCTGCGCGACACGCAACTCAGCGTGCAGGCCATTGCGGCCGAGGCGGGATGGGCCTGCCACAGTCGCTTTACCGCTGCATTCCGCCGGCACCACAGCGTGACACCGCGTGAGTACCGGCTGCGGCAAGCGCCGGCGGTCAACGCCGGAGCCTGAAAAACCAAGGCTCTGCTCGGCCTTCGGCAAAGCTCTCGCAGGGCTCGCAACGCCCACAACAAGAATCGCAATGCTCATGCAATGCCGATTCGTAGCATCGCGGGAATGGCGTGGTCGGTTTCGCTCGGCAATTCGCGACCGTGCGCCCACCCTCACCACGCGACCCCATGACACCCAACCCCACACGCCTGCCGCGCTATTCGACCGCCGGCGGCTCGTTGACCCGTTCCGGCGCCGAGCCCACCCGCGCACTCACATCGCCAGCAACCGGCGTTCGCCGCCTTGAGCTGCTCGATGCGCTGCGCGGCTTCGCGCTGTTCGGCGTGCTGATGGCCAACCTGCGCAGCTTCTCGCTCTTCGAATTTCTTACCCCCGCGGATCGGAGCGGCCTGCCCACCGCTGCATGGGACCGCGCCATCGAGATGGCCATGGAGCTGCTGGTCGATGCACGTTCGATCACGCTGTTCTCCCTGCTGTTCGGTGTCGGCTTCGCGATGCAGATGCGCCGGTCGACGGACACGGCGGATGGAACGCGTCGATACGTCCGGCGCATGCTGATCCTGCTGGCCATTGGCCTCGTGCATGCGTGGTTGTTCTGGTGGGGCGACATCCTGCGCTACTACGCGGTGTTCGGGCTGGTGCTGCTCGCATTCACAAGACTGTCACCGCGCATGCTGGCCGCGCTCGGCGTGTTCGTGGCTGTCGCAATGCCGGTGCTGCTGCAGCCGGTGCTGCCGGGCCTCCTGCCGACGCAGATCAGTCCTGCCCAATCGGCAGCGGGCGCGTTGACCGCCTTTGGCAGCGACCAGTGGTCCACGATGCTCGACGGCAACCTGACGCGCGACATGCGCATGCGCATCGCCGTGTGGTGGCTGCCGCTGTTCGTCTTCGGGCGGCTGCTGATCGGGGCGGCCATCGGCCGTGCGGGCGTGCTGCAGGAGTCGATCGCGCACCGGCGCTTCTGGGTGCGCCTGCTGGCCGCGAGCCTCGCAGTGAGTGTCGTCGCGACAGTGCTGCTGCTCCTGCGGGACCACGGCACCACGGGCATGGCGGCCGGATGGCTGCGAAGCGATGTGGGCAATGTCGTGACGCGCCTGCTGCGCCACCTGGCGCCGCTGGCGCAGGGCCTGTTCTACATGGCCGCCTTCGTGCTTCTGTTCCAGCGGGCCGCATGGCGGCACTGGCTGCGCAAGCTCGCGCCGACGGGACGCATGGCGCTGACCAACTACCTCGCGCAGACGCTGTTCGGCCTGGGCCTGTTCTATGGCATTGGCCTGGGCGCCGGGCCGCGCTTCGGACTCGTGGGCGTGGTGGCCTGCAGCGTCGTCATCTTCGGGTTGCAGGCCGCGTTCAGTTGCTGGTGGCTGACCCGTTTCAGGTTCGGACCGGCTGAATGGCTGTGGCGCAGCCTCGTCTACGGAAAGCCCCAATCCATGCGGCTGCCCGCCACGACCTGAGCGCTCGGCGGCATGACCGCCCGCGCGCAACAGCGCGAATGGCCAGCAGACCTACACACATTCCCGCAGCCCGATGACCCGAAGTCTGTGCTGACGCGC includes:
- a CDS encoding DUF4880 domain-containing protein — protein: MTQEKDDPIWNTAWDWVQREHDRERFDDAARTEMTAWLLAEPSHRRAYDKAAQLWLLAGFVPPANDFGDGDESPDAAPQANN
- a CDS encoding DUF418 domain-containing protein, which gives rise to MTPNPTRLPRYSTAGGSLTRSGAEPTRALTSPATGVRRLELLDALRGFALFGVLMANLRSFSLFEFLTPADRSGLPTAAWDRAIEMAMELLVDARSITLFSLLFGVGFAMQMRRSTDTADGTRRYVRRMLILLAIGLVHAWLFWWGDILRYYAVFGLVLLAFTRLSPRMLAALGVFVAVAMPVLLQPVLPGLLPTQISPAQSAAGALTAFGSDQWSTMLDGNLTRDMRMRIAVWWLPLFVFGRLLIGAAIGRAGVLQESIAHRRFWVRLLAASLAVSVVATVLLLLRDHGTTGMAAGWLRSDVGNVVTRLLRHLAPLAQGLFYMAAFVLLFQRAAWRHWLRKLAPTGRMALTNYLAQTLFGLGLFYGIGLGAGPRFGLVGVVACSVVIFGLQAAFSCWWLTRFRFGPAEWLWRSLVYGKPQSMRLPATT
- a CDS encoding Bug family tripartite tricarboxylate transporter substrate binding protein; protein product: MNARRVCRFLGLLVALFAGLVPVLSGAQGTSSAWPTRPIRLVVPFVAGGGADVAARLIAAKLQTQLGQQVVVDNKPGGNTLIGAQEVMKAQPDGYTLLWSIDQTFVLNPSLYNRLPYDPRKDFTPVALAITSPTAVIARAHPGSVGDVHELVKRAKADPGKINIGAAAILSQMALEEFNRSAGIETTRVPYKGSAEVAQATIAGDIDAAFDGMAPYVQFVKAGRAKILAVTSARRFSGLPDVPTLDELGYKGVDFSVWFGVVGPAGLPPEIAKRVGEGVDRAIREPDVVEKLLVFGFEPAGQTSAVALKARIDSDLTRYGPVIRRLGFKLD
- a CDS encoding sigma-70 family RNA polymerase sigma factor, which encodes MPVHSSEPSLGEVFIANRPQLWRVARKIVNTADLADDVVQDAYLKIVDGPCVRHADRPIGYCCQVVRNMALDYCRRHRVEASYRTFDVDVELLDVPGAATPDRMMCERQVITAIDKVLCGLAPRTRLVFELYRLEGLTQREIAARLGCALGLVNGLIAEAATAIKSCGHLLLESDGR
- a CDS encoding roadblock/LC7 domain-containing protein; translation: MNITPKIKLAAESAIDTLMREIKGVKAVVISTEDGLELAARVENTAQVARLSAIASSLAALGAVAGEESHLGDCDNVTIEATHGHILMLQARHPEVTLIVSVVAGRDAIIGQVLYFAKQATLSLQNA
- a CDS encoding GTP-binding protein, which codes for MTVEHKILFTGTMGAGKTTAIAAVSEIPPVSTDVRNNDASVAKATTTVGLDYGELTLDNGEKLRLYGTPGQMRFDFMWRILGRGALGVVILIDNSRPDPLADLDIYLDGFADLIAQTSCVVAVGRMEAHPKPGIDAYARHLEIKGVLCPVLPANVTDPPQVVQLLELLLLQLET
- a CDS encoding Rid family hydrolase, which gives rise to MQIADFPLPFVNAPYSRAMFDDEWIFVSGTIGMDYDTQKLAVSAEDQTRLMVRNIAKYLQACGGQLEQIVNYTLIVAGTEHLGAVVTTLSEVLPCKPTGTAMLAGIAVPEAWVEMQVIARKSQPVSGGRS
- a CDS encoding YSC84-related protein; protein product: MNTMNLRTLALSSAVVIGSIAFVGCTTTRPQDQASSTSSRTSIDAQVDASLSKLYDSVRGSRELVAKSSGVLVFPAVVGASMGVGAEYGRGALRVNGRTQSYYSTTAGSIGFQAGAQSKAVIYLFTTQAALDKFRNSKGWTAGADATVAVATIGANGNVDTNTIRQPVVGFVMTNVGLEAGVSLSGAKISEIQL
- a CDS encoding helix-turn-helix transcriptional regulator, with translation MPIQPLTVPIQPSPFVAALREDDFNAALIRLPADRPLALPALHDGASREVRWPRDGGRILRLRTAPWEGASALYFDFRLNDDLHVQLPPGDELLLTFFLSGHVTGEIGSAQGRPLDFRVDRALLRTPNRDGGYLIHIPGACRNNFVQFRLRRELLPRWLHALGVRLPARQMSELVDRDDGRVLCNAALTPRVRDCLARISDEPTNRPAFVPLFHARATELLTCVLLDLNQLLRPARSSNGDGSAAAASTVRRLRALLGDAPARTWTVDELAHRLGLRAVRLQAHVREAEGTTVYGLLMAERMALAARLLRDTQLSVQAIAAEAGWACHSRFTAAFRRHHSVTPREYRLRQAPAVNAGA
- a CDS encoding aspartate/glutamate racemase family protein; amino-acid sequence: MKVAGLIGGVAWPSTLSYYRLLNEHIQRELGGLHSARCVIVSLDFAGIHAAMAAGRPDDARAQMETAARQARAAGAELIAILANTGHFAADAVRAAAGVPLVHVARETGDAVAALHPSMRRLGLLATSFALDAPFFGQMLREGAGFELVLPDAAQRRALDAAIFGSLARGEVDRADAAVVSALCNALVARGAEGIVLGCTELSAMWPWIACSAPIFDSTDIHARAIAREMTRS
- a CDS encoding 4'-phosphopantetheinyl transferase family protein, translated to MPSAASLLPLPAGDIHLWFCFHGKSGSPALNEACRALLTPDELSKQDRFHFASDRYRYLLTRALVRSVLSRYAPVHAQAWRFALGPFGRPRVETPIVEEGHGLDFNLSHADGLIVLALARHIDLGVDAENVGRKAALDVADHFFSPVEAKALGALPPALQSERFFELWTLKESYIKARGMGLQIPLDSFSFALDENDCTIEFALADSSDDAAQRWHFWQFQPTPEHLVALCAAPEKSTTTRIVCREVAPLQWERPLEVRATRESAPI
- a CDS encoding plasmid replication/partition related protein: MNIVVNEELKAYIDPLTPEEHEALERSILTEGCRDALVLWGDVLVDGHNRYGICQKHDLPFQTVQNTRFKSIDDVHLWMIDQHLGRRSISDFLRGVLALRKKDIVDEQRARASSAEQPSSSDAPFDVDTPTGEASADAPAMPPQAPMNSREAIAKAARLSSSQVGMIEKIQKQAAPELVAAVKSGVISINTAAAVATLPAEEQVFAANAGKDELKQAAKRVRESKKKPREESPEAEADESQAKPDATQLLEQRVAELTAENEDLRRQVAELRAQLGQ
- a CDS encoding MbtH family protein, whose translation is MSTSCFDREDETFIVLVNREDQHSIWPHWKAVPAGWAAVEGVKGDKKTVLAYVEGHWTDMRPRSLRDWMQQQELQAGAPVAGNVAG